CTCAGTACCGGACACCTTAGCCTCCGACCGCGCCAGGAGCTGGAAAACCAGTCATGAAGAGGTTGACAAAGATCACTCGTGCTGGACGATCCCACCGGAGTGCGTGTGCGAGGTACTCCCAACCAGCGGTGACCACGCTCAACGCCTTGCGGCCATGAGCCTTGATTGGGATGGGGCGCTTAGGCACCCCATCCACACCCACCCGGAGGCACCAGACCCAGGCGAGGGTCACCATGCCGAACAGCCGCTCAAGGCGATCTTCCTGGGTCATCCCTGTCCGCTCCAGGTCGAAGCCGCGCGATTTCATCGAAGAAAACGTGCACTCCACCGACCAGCGGAGACGATATGTCAAACAGGCGTCCTGGGCGTGTAGATCGGTGGCCAGGCACACCAGATCCCCGGTCGGGGATCTGGTCACCACAATCTGCATGCGGCAGCCGTAGATCACTTCCTTGTCCATCATGGCGATCATCCGACCTGGAGCCAGGTCCGCGTACACCTCGTCCAGGCGGTCACCATCGACGCGAGCACACCCTTTGACGCGCACGCACCGCTTGATTCGACGACGTCGCATGAAGGCGAACCAGCCCTGACCAATGAATTCACGGTCGGCAATCAGCACCTTCCAGCGAACCGCTGGAAGGTGCTTCAACAGACGCGCCACCAGCCGTTCGCGTGTGGCGGTATCGCTGCTGCCATGGTGCGAGAGGGCGGTCCAGACGAGGGGCAGCGTAAAACCGTGCAGGACGACGCCCAGAACCAGGAGATTCAGGGGCTGGGTCCCATGGGCCCAGTTGGTCCGGTCCAGAGCCAGGACGAGTTTGCCTGGAGGCAACAGGGGCAGGA
This Deinococcus multiflagellatus DNA region includes the following protein-coding sequences:
- a CDS encoding IS4 family transposase, with product MIEALIQAHSTCHRVLATFLPSEASPEARKKRIHRCFQDEQLTDEVFLHVLLPLLPPGKLVLALDRTNWAHGTQPLNLLVLGVVLHGFTLPLVWTALSHHGSSDTATRERLVARLLKHLPAVRWKVLIADREFIGQGWFAFMRRRRIKRCVRVKGCARVDGDRLDEVYADLAPGRMIAMMDKEVIYGCRMQIVVTRSPTGDLVCLATDLHAQDACLTYRLRWSVECTFSSMKSRGFDLERTGMTQEDRLERLFGMVTLAWVWCLRVGVDGVPKRPIPIKAHGRKALSVVTAGWEYLAHALRWDRPARVIFVNLFMTGFPAPGAVGG